From Ficedula albicollis isolate OC2 chromosome 5, FicAlb1.5, whole genome shotgun sequence, one genomic window encodes:
- the LOC101814348 gene encoding mas-related G-protein coupled receptor member H-like has product MEENSTTNFTTNYTVFTSLDLEEFITSECLSIPYSLIGFAGLCLGISLCGLAGHGAVMWFLCFHTKQSPFTVYIVNLAVADFSLLLLFLLLILAFLTIAAFCTPLFPLIHHYRYFVFAVELLCHLFDLSSLGLLAALSVERCISVLCPIWYRCHRPRHLSGIVSGALWALAGVFVSSLYVTYTYTEDSEIVLAGVAITICVVFSLMMLVSNMFLFLKLRCGSRRRQPGKLFVAILLNVVLFFALGIPFCVEVFLNLPDSGDLFPEEPSFFLALLNCTLNPVIYVLVGSCRRRRFQRSVRVALRRVFEEKAESDEGSHGPGDTVVEATAV; this is encoded by the coding sequence ATGGAGGAGAACAGCACAACAAACTTCACCACAAATTATACAGTTTTTACATCTCTGGACCTGGAGGAATTCATCACATCTGAATGCCTGAGCATTCCCTACAGCCTGATTGgctttgcagggctgtgcctggggattTCCCTctgtgggctggcagggcaTGGGGCGGTCATGTGGTTTCTGTGCTTCCACACAAAGCAGAGCCCTTTCACTGTCTACATTGTAAATCTGGCTGTTGCTgacttctccctgctcctcctgtttctcctgcttattttggcttttctgaCCATAGCAGCATTTTGCAcacctttgtttcctttaatcCATCACTATAGGTATTTTGTGTTTGCAGTGGAACTCCTGTGCCACCTGTTTGActtgagcagcctggggctgctggcagccctgagTGTGGAGCGCTGCATCTCCGTCCTCTGCCCCATCTGGTACCGCTGCCACCGCCCCCGGCACCTCTCGGGCATTGTCAGCGGGGCCCTCTGGGCCCTCGCCggggtttttgtttcttcactCTATGTCACCTACACCTATACTGAAGACTCTGAGATTGTCCTTGCAGGTGTAGCCATCACCATCTGCGTGGTTTTTTCACTCATGATGTTGGTTTCCAACATGTTCCTGTTCCTCAAGCTGCGCTGTGGCTCCCGGAGGCGGCAGCCAGGGAAGCTCTTTGTGGCCATCCTGCTCAATGTCGTGTTGTTCTTCGCCTTAGGCATCCCTTTCTGTGTGGAGGTTTTCCTCAACCTCCCTGATTCTGGTGATTTATTCCCAGAAGAAccctctttttttctggcattgCTGAATTGCACCCTCAACCCAGTGATTTACGTGTTGGTGGGAAGCTGCCGGCGGCGCCGCTTCCAGCGCTCCGTCAGAGTGGCTCTGCGGAGGGTGTTTGAGGAGAAAGCTGAGAGTGATGAGGGGAGCCAcggccctggggacactgtggtGGAGGCAACAGCTGTGTGA
- the LOC101813957 gene encoding proto-oncogene Mas-like, which translates to MRPSTTPILPPTTAIQAPGTNQSRAVGLPEPSYTVLKFMESFCLLSAACGMVGNGLVLWFLGFRIRRNHFTVYILNLAAADFGYLLCIAVETVQYLMQFNVGVQFGIFLFLDLFMYGTGLYLLTAISIERCLSVLSPIWCRTHRPKHLSAVVSGLLWALSLLLNALGYVLCTVHPSPRACRRLLIAIGALDFLVCAPLMLFFSLTLFLRVKCSSQPFQTGRLFIVIMLTILLFLIFAVPLSVLIFLDFLGHKFLYSPEIGFVLSCVNSTLNPIIYFLVGSYRDRKFRLTLRLAFQRAFQDSADDRDERETRDTITMSS; encoded by the coding sequence ATGAGACCCTCAACCACACCAATCCTTCCTCCAACCACAGCCATCCAGGCTCCTGGGACCaaccagagcagggctgtggggctaCCAGAGCCATCCTACACTGTCCTCAAGTTCATGGAGAGCTTCTGCCTGCTGAgtgctgcctgtgggatggTGGGGAATGGCCTGGTCCTGTGGTTCCTGGGCTTCCGCATCCGCAGGAACCACTTCACCGTCTACATACTGAACCTGGCAGCAGCCGACTTCGGGTACCTGCTGTGCATCGCCGTGGAGACCGTGCAGTACCTGATGCAGTTCAACGTGGGGGTGCAGTTTGGGATATTCCTCTTCCTGGATCTCTTCATGTACGGCACGGGCCTGTACCTGCTGACGGCCATCAGCATTGAGCGCTGCCTGTCCGTGCTGTCGCCCATCTGGTGCCGGACACACCGCCCAAAGCACCTGTCTGCCGTGGTGTCCGGCCTGCTCTgggccctgtccctgctcctgaaCGCTCTGGGATATGTTTTGTGCACTGTTCACCCCTCTCCCAGGGCCTGCCGACGCTTGCTCATCGCCATCGGAGCCTTGGATTTCCTCGTCTGCGCGCCCCTCATGCTGTTCTTCAGCCTCACCCTTTTCCTCCGGGTCaagtgcagctcccagcccttccaaACAGGCCGGCTCTTCATTGTCATCATGCTCaccatcctcctcttcctcatttttGCCGTGCCCCTCAGTGTCCTTATCTTCCTGGATTTCTTGGGCCACAAGTTCCTGTATTCCCCGGAGATTGGCTTTGTGCTGTCCTGCGTCAACAGCACCCTCAATCCCATCATTTACTTCCTGGTGGGAAGCTATAGGGATCGGAAATTCAGGCTCACCCTCAGGCTGGCATTCCAGAGGGCCTTCCAAGACTCAGCAGATGACAGAGATGAGCGGGAAACCCGGGACACGATAACCATGTCCTCCTGA
- the LOC101814157 gene encoding mas-related G-protein coupled receptor member H-like, translated as MEENSTTNFTTNYTVFTSLDLEEFITSECLSIPYSLIGFAGLCLGISLCGLAGNGVVMWFLCFHTKQSPFTVYIVNLAVADFSLLLLFLLLILAFLTIAAFCTPLFPLIHHYRYFVFAVELLCHLFDLSSLGLLAALSVERCISVLCPIWYRCHRPRHLSGIVSGALWALAGVLVSYPYLTFTEDSEIVLAGVVLVISLILYFVMLVSNMFLFLKLRCGSQRWQPGKLFVAILLNVVLFFFTFSIPFCVDIFLNLPDSIELFPENTFLLLTLLDCTLNPVIYVLVGSCRRRRFQRSVRVALRRVFEEKAESDEGSHGPGDTVVEATAV; from the coding sequence ATGGAGGAGAACAGCACAACAAACTTCACCACAAATTATACAGTTTTTACATCTCTGGACCTGGAGGAATTCATCACATCTGAATGCCTGAGCATTCCCTACAGCCTGATTGgctttgcagggctgtgcctggggattTCCCTCTGTGGGTTGGCAGGGAATGGGGTGGTCATGTGGTTTCTGTGCTTCCACACAAAGCAGAGCCCTTTCACTGTCTACATTGTAAATCTGGCTGTTGCTgacttctccctgctcctcctgtttctcctgcttattttggcttttctgaCCATAGCAGCATTTTGCAcacctttgtttcctttaatcCATCACTATAGGTATTTTGTGTTTGCAGTGGAACTCCTGTGCCACCTGTTTGActtgagcagcctggggctgctggcagccctgagTGTGGAGCGCTGCATCTCCGTCCTCTGCCCCATCTGGTACCGCTGCCACCGCCCCCGGCACCTCTCGGGCATTGTCAGCGGGGCCCTCTGGGCCCTCGCCGGGGTTTTGGTTTCCTACCCCTACCTCACTTTTACTGAAGACTCTGAGATTGTCCTTGCAGGTGTAGTCCTTGTGATTTCCCTGATTTTGTACTTTGTGATGTTGGTTTCCAACATGTTCCTGTTCCTCAAGCTGCGCTGTGGCTCCCAGAGGTGGCAGCCAGGGAAGCTCTTTGTGGCCATCCTGCTCAATGTCGTGTTGTTCTTCTTCACCTTCAGCATCCCTTTCTGTGTGGATATTTTCCTCAACCTTCCTGATTCCATTGAGTTATTCCCAGAAAACACCTTCTTGCTGCTGACATTGCTGGACTGCACCCTCAACCCAGTGATTTACGTGTTGGTGGGAAGCTGCCGGCGGCGCCGCTTCCAGCGCTCCGTCAGAGTGGCTCTGCGGAGGGTGTTTGAGGAGAAAGCTGAGAGTGATGAGGGGAGCCAcggccctggggacactgtggtGGAGGCAACAGCTGTGTGA
- the LOC101813745 gene encoding olfactory receptor 4S2-like: MKEFILLSLSDNQGVQKICFVVFLLFYMLTVAGNLIVLTVTSSRHLNSPMYFFLCHLSFIDICYSSVTAPQMISGFLVDNNTISFAGCIGQLFGVHFFGCTEIFILTAMAYDRYVAICRPLHYPALMSRRLCGRMVGVSWAGGFLHSTLQTLPVALLPFCGPNKVAHYFCDVHPLLHLACADTRAEGLAAVANSGLISLSCFLILVTSYVVILVSLKGQTLAGWHKALSTCGSHITVVFLFFGPTTFVYIRPSSDLSEDRTVAVFYTLITPMLNPLIYTLRNGEVKGAVRKLCRRKKKKKKKKSLILRASWVVC; encoded by the exons ATGAAGGAATTCATCCTCCTGAGCCTCTCAGACAACCAAGGGGTGCAGAAGATATGTTTTGTGGTGTTCCTGCTTTTCTACATGCTCACAGTGGCAGGAAATCTCATAGTTCTCACTGTGACGAGCAGCCGGCACCTGAACTCCCCCATGTACTTCTTCCTCTGCCACCTGTCCTTTATAGATATTTGTTACTCCTCCGTCACAGCTCCTCAGATGATTTCTGGCTTCCTGGTGGACAATAACACCATCTCCTTTGCAGGTTGCATAGGGCAGCTCTTTGGGGTTCATTTTTTTGGCTGCACAGAGATTTTCATCCTGACAGCCATGGCCTACGACCGCTACGTGGCCATCTGCCGGCCCCTGCACTACCCCGCGCTCATGTCCCGCCGCCTGTGCGGCCGCATGGTGGGGGTCTCCTGGGCAGGGGGCTTCCTGCATTCCACCCTGCAGACCCTTCCCGTCGCCCTGCTCCCTTTCTGTGGCCCCAACAAAGTTGCCCACTATTTCTGTGATGTCCACCCCCTGCTCCACCTGGCCTGCGCCGACACGCGCGCCGAGGGCCTGGCCGCGGTGGCCAACAGTGGACTCATATCCCTGAGCTGCTTCCTCATCCTGGTCACGTCCTACGTGGTCATCCTGGTTTCCCTGAAGGGCCAAACGCTGGCGGGGTGGCACAAGGCCCTGTCCACGTGCGGGTCCCACATCACTGTGGTGTTCCTGTTCTTTGGGCCCACCACGTTTGTTTACATACGCCCGTCCAGTGACCTGTCCGAGGACAGGACCGTGGCCGTGTTCTACACGCTCATCACACCCATGCTCAACCCCCTCATCTACACCCTGCGGAATGGGGAGGTGAAGGGAGCCGTGAGGAAACTGTGCAGGAGGAAA aagaaaaaaaaaaagaaaaaaagcctgatATTAAGAGCTAGTTGGGTGGTTTGCTGA
- the LOC101812362 gene encoding mas-related G-protein coupled receptor member A8-like has product MEVTTVSPSPASPTKGNNLCDTDVSNVAIHSVTLLICLCGLAGNGAVLCLLSLESRNSGIFDLAVADFLFLLFTVPSTLLFLMEDVSCCPIMPLMYLSFPFQLSMVSSYWTLFKLAFLNFRKDMTYLIELCCCCFHLPERLWWMVDSVQDWAFFSIFAVIPMVTSLCPSHEQEHCQAALISMFTAILLLFVAPMVIFRTIDIIRAMRGSKKQQPKRRDIIIFIIVDFTLLLGLCNFLQHLGYIPVSSQVVFLLTCIHSSIKPFIYFLAGKCWSPCSMGSLRLSLQRVFE; this is encoded by the coding sequence ATGGAGGTGACCACCGtgtccccatctcctgcctcaCCCACCAAAGGGAACAATCTCTGTGACACAGATGTCAGCAACGTGGCCATTCACAGTGTGACACTGCTCATCTGCCTCTGTGGgctggctgggaatggggctgtcCTCTGCCTTCTTAGCCTCGAAAGCCGTAACTCTGGCATATTTGACCTGGCTGTCGCTgacttcctctttcttctcttcacaGTCCCCTCCACCCTCCTCTTTCTGATGGAGGatgtgtcctgctgtcctaTCATGCCCCTGATGTACCTGAGCTTCCCTTTCCAGCTGTCAATGGTCTCGTCCTACTGGACACTGTTCAAACTGGCATTCCTCAACTTCAGGAAGGACATGACCTACCTCATcgagctctgctgctgctgctttcacctTCCCGAGCGCCTGTGGTGGATGGTGGACAGTGTCCAAGACTGGGCCTTTTTCTCTATCTTCGCTGTCATTCCCATGgtgacatccctgtgcccatcacATGAACAGGAGCACTGCCAGGCAGCTCTCATATCCATGTTCACAgccatcctgctcctctttgTTGCCCCCATGGTCATTTTCCGCACAATTGACATCATCAGGGCCATGAGAGGCTCCAAGAAGCAGCAACCCAAGAGGCGAGACATCATTATCTTCATCATTGTGGACTTCACTCTCCTCCTCGGCCTCTGCAATTTCCTGCAGCACCTTGGCTACATCCCTGTGTCCTCCCAGGTTGTTTTCCTGCTCAcctgcatccacagcagcatcaaACCCTTCATCTATTTCCtggcagggaaatgctggagtCCCTGCTCCATGGGGTCCCTCCGGCTCTCCCTCCAGAGGGTCTTTGagtag
- the LOC101812162 gene encoding olfactory receptor 4Q2-like: MAQDNFSRVTEFILLGLSDTRELQLLFFTLFLLAYTMVLLGNLLIIVTVRTDPKLSSPMYFLLCNLSFIDICYTSVTIPRVLVALLSGHKAIAFEACMAQLFFLHFVGSSEMFLLTVMAFDRYTAICRPLHYTAIMARGACWALVAACWVGGFIHSIVQTVLMLQLPFCGPNVIHSYFCDVPPVIPLACADTALTEWLMASNSGLISLGCFLVLVASYALILAKVRARLSQGHWKALSTCASHVMVVTLLFVPCIFTYLRPAGALPTRQDKYVCIIYTIFSPMMNPLIYTLRSSEVKESMWRLWKRCRAF; this comes from the coding sequence atggcacaggacaACTTCTCCCGGGTGACTGAATTCATCCTCCTGGGGCTCTCCGACACCCGGGAGCTGCAACTCCTCTTCTTCACCCTCTTCCTCCTGGCCTACACCATGGTTCTGCTGGGCAACCTCCTCATCATCGTGACAGTCAGGACTGACCCCAAGCTCTCCTCGCCCATGTACTTCCTCCTCTGCAATCTGTCCTTCATCGACATCTGTTACACCTCTGTCACCATCCCCAGGGTGCTGGTGGCCCTGCTCTCAGGGCACAAGGCCATTGCCTTTGAGGCCTGCATGGCCCAGctgtttttcctgcattttgtgGGTTCCTCGGAGATGTTCCTCCTGACGGTGATGGCGTTCGACCGCTACACAGCCATCTGCAGGCCCCTGCACTACACGGCCATCATGGCTCGCGGGGCCTGCTGGGCCCTGGTCGCTGCCTGCTGGGTCGGGGGCTTTATCCACTCCATTGTCCAGACTGTGCTCATGCTCCAGCTGCCCTTCTGCGGCCCCAACGTGATCCACAGCTACTTCTGTGACGTGCCGCCCGTCATCCCCCTGGCCTGTGCCGACACCGCCCTCACCGAGTGGCTCATGGCCTCCAACAGTGGCCTCATATCCCTGGGCTGCTTCCTGGTGCTGGTGGCCTCCTACGCGCTCATCCTGGCCAAGGTGCGGGCCCGCCTGTCCCAGGGGCACTGGAAGGCGCTGTCCACCTGCGCCTCACATGTGATGGTCGTCACCCTGCTCTTCGTGCCCTGCATCTTCACCTACCTGCGGCCTGCTGGGGCCTTGCCCACAAGACAAGACAAGTACGTCTGTATCATCTACACAATCTTCTCCCCCATGATGAACCCCCTCATCTACACTCTGAGGAGCAGCGAGGTGAAGGAATCCATGTGGAGACTCTGGAAGCGCTGCAGAGCCTTCTGA